AAAAGCGAGCGTTGTCGAGATAGATACTTGCATTCGCAACCAGTTGGGGCTTCCCATGGGGGAGTTTGAGCTGATGGATCTAACGGGCGCGGTGGATATTCGGACCAAGGGAATGCAATCGACCGAGGCAATATTGAAAACAACCCCCGAATTTGAGCCATGGCCGGCATTTGTGACTGTTCATCGGTACCTGGTGGATAATTTGTGGGGCCCCATGAGTGCAAAGGGCCTGAGCGGTGTAAAAACCGGGAAAGGCTTTTATGATTATAAAGAGAGTAAACTCAACAGGGCGGGGATAGCCGAAGAAAAAAGTCCCAACCCCATTCATCCGCTGGAAATTCTTGCGCCGGGGTTAAACTGCGCCGCTTGGTGCGTCACAAACGGTGTCGGCAGCGTTGAGGATGTGAATAGAACGTTTCGGTTTGCGTTTAATTGGCCCAAGGGCATATTCGAGTATATTGATGATTACGGCATTGATAGGGTATTGGCGGTATTGAGAGCAAAACGGGAAACGGCGCTTGAAGTGGTAAAGGATTTCTACCAGGCAGACCCGTTGCTGTTGAATTGGCCGAAATAATCCCAATTGAAACCATAGAACCAACCGGAGCGCTTTTCAGATCGTTGAAAACCGGTGGAGATGGAGGGGAAGAATGGCGGAGCGGAAGACCGTTTTAGGCATTGTCGGAAGTCCCAATCCGAAGGGGCGGACCCATCAACTGGTTACGGCTGCCTTGCACGGCGCCTCAAATGCTGGCGCACCGACCGAATTGATTCAGTTGTCGCAATTTGTGGTGGCGGCGTGTAAGGATTGCCTTCCCTATGTTTGTAAGAATACGAAAAAATGCAAATATGAGGACGCGGCATTTGAATACCTGAGTCAAAAAATACTGAACTGCGGCGCGTTAATTCTGGGCGCCCCGGTTTACTGGTGGGACACCAGCGGCCTGGTGCGATATTTAATGCTCAAGATGTTCAGAGTGTTTGCCTTCTCGTCGCCCAGTGATGGGTTGCCGGCTTTTGGCATTGCCATTGCGGGCGGTTCGGGAAACGGCCTTGTATCTGGGCTTCGGCCGCTGTATCACTTTTTTCAAGTCATGAAAATGCGGGTGCTCGAACCCGTTCCCGCGACGCGCTTTAATTTTAACGAAGCGCAACTTCGTGCCGGTGAACTTGGCGTTCAGATTGCCGGAATGGCTGAGACGCGCAGGCCCTTTAACGGAAGGGAAGAATTATGGGAGCTGTACGATGCGCTGCCCTATATTGGCCTTAATCGTGCCGCTGAACGACACCTTTTGGCATCTCTTGCCGCCATCAATACAGCAGGAGAATTAGGAAATGAGGTGCTTTCAGGCCTTGCCAAATCGGATGCCTTGGCTGCTGCGGGGCAAACGCGGGCGGCATTGTTGGAAACCACCCGGGTGTATGAAGCCGGCATCAAGGCGTATGACAGAAAACATGAAAATAAACCACATTAACAGCAAATTGCTTTCGAATTCCAAAAGGATGTGAAATGATTGTTTCGAGTAACGCCCCGCATAAAACCAAGATGATCATTCCTTTTTCGGATGTGGATATGTCGGGCATTGTGTATACGGCCCGGTTGGTGGACTATATGTTAAAGGGGTGGGAGGATTACTTCAGATGTATTGGCATCCCGTGGCAGAGTTTTGTCGGCGGCCCCGTGTTTAGAGGTCTTCCGGTCATTGATCTCAACACCAAGTTTCTTTCACCCGGGTACTTGGGAGATGAAATTGAAATAGAGACGCTCATCAGTAAAATCGACCGGCGCCGGATTTTTTTTAAATTCTCCTTGAAAAACCTTTCAACCGGTCGGGCGATGGCAACGGCGGGCATGACGACCGCCGCCATCGGCATGGATTTCAAATCATGTCTGATCCCCGATTTTATATTGACGGCCATTACCGGGAAATGATAGCTTCACTTTCAGCAACAAGAACAATCGTAATGGCGGGTTGCGTTACCGCGACATTCATTGCGGTGGCATTATTGGTGTGCAATCCTCTATCCATTAGGGTCCTGAATAAACCCATCACCTGAAGATTATAATGAAATGGTCATAGGCCTGCATGCGTGAAGGGGTCATTTAGTGCCGTGCCATTGACAGAAACGGAGAAGAAATGCTTGCAAATTACGGCTATCAAGATGCTTCCGGTACTTTTGTTATTACTATCGATACGGAAAAGTGTAACGGGTGCGGCGATTGTGTATCGGCCTGCCCGGCCAATGTGTTTGTCGTCATCGATGAGGATCCTAATGACCCGATGCGGGATGAGCCCGTTGCGATTATAGAAAAAGAAAAGAAAATAAAGCTCAAATATGAATGCAATCCATGCAAGCCCACAACGGATCGACCGCCCTTGCCCTGCGTCACAGCTTGTAAAACCAATGCAATCTCTCACTCTTGGTAGACATGATGGTGCGCGTCTGAGATAGATATGACACGCAGATGCGTTGTCGATAGTGGTGTGTTTTGCCCTGCTCGTTGGATTTGGGTTGGCTTTCAGGCTCCGGCTTTGTCGGCTCCGGTGGTTTCCCTTCGGCAGCATTTTTTCAGGAATTCGTGGAGTGCGCGGTTGAAGCTCGCCGGGTCCGTGGTGTTGGACATGTGACCTGCGCCTGGAATTTCGTGGTGTGTGGCATGCCTTATTTTAGTTGCCATGTAGCCAGCGGCATTTCGATAATGTTTGTCGTGCTCACCAACGATCACAAGGGTGGGCACGTCAATGTCGGGGAGCGCATTGATTACCCTATCGTCCCGTTGCGTCAGCATGCCGCGGGCCGCATAAATCAGGCCAATGGCATCCCGGTGAAGCGATACATCAATATCTGAATAGTGTGATAGCACTTTCAGCCCCTCTTGCTCGATTTTTTTTGCTTGTCGTTCAGCAATACGGTTCCAATCCGCTCTGACTTTGTCACTGCGATAACCCGGACCACAAGACACGAGAACAAGCCCTCGCACTCGTTCCGGGTGTTTGATACAAAAGGCCAGAGACATATACCCGCCCAGGCTATGTCCAACCAGAATGGCCCGGCCGGCGCCATAATAATCAAGCAACGCGGCCATGTCATCCAGCGTCGCCTGTTCGCTGTAGAGTGCTGAATCACTCGGGGAACTGCTGCGGCCATGCCCGCGCATCTCCCAACTGACAAAACAATAGCCGTCGGGCGGCTCTTTCAGTTGCTCGCACCACATCTCACCCGTGGCCATGTAACCGTGAGAAAAGAGGACTATTTCCCCTTCTCCACGGGACTGGTGAAAAATTTCAGCTCCTTTGGTTTTGAGCAGTGGCATTTTCGGACCCTTTCGTTCGGGAACTGTTTGTTGATCATTATTATCGGGCGCCGAATATATTTGAATGAATACCGACGATACATTCAAATTATCTTGAAAACGGAAAAGCCGGAATGTTTTCACGCCCTGCAGAGGACGCTTATGATAATTCCAGTTTCGGTCATTCTCAACGATTTTTTTCCGTTCTCCAGCATCCCAGCATCCCAGCATCCGGCTTTGCCGGATTAGGCTACTCATCCAAGTGGGTAGGTTGTTGCGGTAAATCTGAACGCCGGGATTTTCGCGAATGACTGCTTGAAAGGGCGGTTTTTGTCGTGACCTCGGCATGCATGGGCATGCCCAGTTTTTTCATTCGGGCGTAGAGCGTGGTGCGTTTCATGCGGAGAATATCCGCGGCGCCGCCCGGTCCGCTGATACGCCCGCCGGTCGCCGCCAATACATGGGCGATATATCGACGCTGCAATTCAGTCATCGCCGGCATGTCCTCAAAAGCTTGAACTGATTGATGTTTTGTTACGGCGACCAGTTGCAACGCCAACTCGTTGTCGCTTGAAAGCAGGGCCACCCTTTCGATAATATTTTTCAGCTCCCGAATATTTCCCGGCCAGGGATATGTGAGCAAAGCCGAAACATCGCCGGGGGTAATGGGGGGCGAAGGGCGTTTCAGGCGTTTACACGAAATTTCCAGAAAATGCCGCGCAAACAAAACGATATCTTCTTTTCTCTCCCTTAGCGGGGGAATCTGCAGCGGAAGCACATTCAGGCGATAAAAGAGATCTTCACGAAAGCGGCCGGCCTGCACTTCTTTGGCGAGGTTTCGATTGGTGGCGGCAATCAAGCGAAAATCGCACTGATGAACCCGGCTGCCGCCGACGCGGGTAAACGTTTTTTCCTCCAGGACGCGCAGCAGCTTTGCCTGAATGGAAAGCGGCAGCTCTCCTACCTCATCCAGAAAAAGGGTCCCGTCGCCGGCGAGCTCCACGCGTCCAGGTTTCAGGCGGTCCGCGCCGGTGAAGGCGCCTTTTTCGTGACCGAAAAGTTCGCTTTCAATGAGGTTTTCCGGTATGGTCGTTGCGTCGATGATGACGAAGGGGCCGTTCTGACGCGGGCTGTTTTTATGGACCCATCTGGCCATCACTTCTTTGCCGACGCCGGTTTCGCCCTGAATCAGAATCGGGAAATCCGCTTTGGCGATGCGGCGGGCTGTTTTTTGCACCTCCCGGAAAGCAGCGCTTTGCCCAATGATTATTTCTTCCGAGGGAGTTCCCTGGTCGACTATGGTTTCAATCGCCCGGCTTTTTTTCTTAAATGTGGACAGGTAATATTTATATATTCGATGGAACAGGGTCTCAATGTAAGTTTTTAGAAGACCTAGAGTGTTATCATTCAGAAAATCAAAGCAGTCCAAAAGAGCGGAGTTGTCATGGTATAAGGCACACCGGTGGCCATTTTCTAGTTTAAAGGGCAGGCAGAGCACTGCGACCATCCTGGAGAGGGGCGGGGGGGCGTTTGTTATTGATATTTTGTTCAATAGGGGGCTGTCTTTGAGAATGGCCTCCTTTATCAGTTTCAACTGCGGTTTGAAATTTTCCGAGGCAGTTTCGATTTCGGTCAGGTTAACGGCGCCTATGAGTTGCGGTTTTTCCTTATCAATTTCTTCAATATCCCCCTCAAATAAAAAAAGCCCACCCCGCTCGGCGCTGAAAAACCAATTGGTGGACATTACCGTGCGACTGAGCAGCATTTTTATATCAGAGGCGGGCGCCACCTTTTCCATGATCTCGGCAAATTGGTTTAAAACGATTTCCGGGGAAATAAAACTTTTAAGAAATGGTCCCTTGGAGACGTTTGCGATCAGCTGTTGAAGCTCATCGGGAAAAATGTGTTCCGCGAAG
The genomic region above belongs to Desulfobacterales bacterium and contains:
- a CDS encoding alpha/beta hydrolase translates to MPLLKTKGAEIFHQSRGEGEIVLFSHGYMATGEMWCEQLKEPPDGYCFVSWEMRGHGRSSSPSDSALYSEQATLDDMAALLDYYGAGRAILVGHSLGGYMSLAFCIKHPERVRGLVLVSCGPGYRSDKVRADWNRIAERQAKKIEQEGLKVLSHYSDIDVSLHRDAIGLIYAARGMLTQRDDRVINALPDIDVPTLVIVGEHDKHYRNAAGYMATKIRHATHHEIPGAGHMSNTTDPASFNRALHEFLKKCCRRETTGADKAGA
- a CDS encoding flavodoxin family protein, producing MAERKTVLGIVGSPNPKGRTHQLVTAALHGASNAGAPTELIQLSQFVVAACKDCLPYVCKNTKKCKYEDAAFEYLSQKILNCGALILGAPVYWWDTSGLVRYLMLKMFRVFAFSSPSDGLPAFGIAIAGGSGNGLVSGLRPLYHFFQVMKMRVLEPVPATRFNFNEAQLRAGELGVQIAGMAETRRPFNGREELWELYDALPYIGLNRAAERHLLASLAAINTAGELGNEVLSGLAKSDALAAAGQTRAALLETTRVYEAGIKAYDRKHENKPH
- a CDS encoding 4Fe-4S binding protein, with protein sequence MLANYGYQDASGTFVITIDTEKCNGCGDCVSACPANVFVVIDEDPNDPMRDEPVAIIEKEKKIKLKYECNPCKPTTDRPPLPCVTACKTNAISHSW
- a CDS encoding thioesterase family protein, which codes for MIVSSNAPHKTKMIIPFSDVDMSGIVYTARLVDYMLKGWEDYFRCIGIPWQSFVGGPVFRGLPVIDLNTKFLSPGYLGDEIEIETLISKIDRRRIFFKFSLKNLSTGRAMATAGMTTAAIGMDFKSCLIPDFILTAITGK
- a CDS encoding sigma-54 dependent transcriptional regulator, which produces LCFANGKGFDNILPILEKVRTIAEALGDRRSLSLIDMHRGLFLYLSNRFAEALKALSAGKQAVETLGDTDILNQAAAYIGLFFFIQGMYLKAIPYFETAVEQAQAARNDFINPFAPVFFSFAVLPFSQSNRAFTILDIFHRKAEQKELSGAATILRAVLGYVLLRHRKEKEALFHLTIARKLATEQGNTLALYWVNLFMTYHQFLSGNLMEARNLFISILNNVCKSHLAPPYSTFPWIMDMLLEFEQQNIAPIPTCNFDSATQLIKNGPSIPAKGWLMRILAKRLAMQKGPVDKIRSYLSKSMKYLEQTEYKIELAKTRIEIARQELSKGARDKAQEHAREAWRCLPAFAEHIFPDELQQLIANVSKGPFLKSFISPEIVLNQFAEIMEKVAPASDIKMLLSRTVMSTNWFFSAERGGLFLFEGDIEEIDKEKPQLIGAVNLTEIETASENFKPQLKLIKEAILKDSPLLNKISITNAPPPLSRMVAVLCLPFKLENGHRCALYHDNSALLDCFDFLNDNTLGLLKTYIETLFHRIYKYYLSTFKKKSRAIETIVDQGTPSEEIIIGQSAAFREVQKTARRIAKADFPILIQGETGVGKEVMARWVHKNSPRQNGPFVIIDATTIPENLIESELFGHEKGAFTGADRLKPGRVELAGDGTLFLDEVGELPLSIQAKLLRVLEEKTFTRVGGSRVHQCDFRLIAATNRNLAKEVQAGRFREDLFYRLNVLPLQIPPLRERKEDIVLFARHFLEISCKRLKRPSPPITPGDVSALLTYPWPGNIRELKNIIERVALLSSDNELALQLVAVTKHQSVQAFEDMPAMTELQRRYIAHVLAATGGRISGPGGAADILRMKRTTLYARMKKLGMPMHAEVTTKTALSSSHSRKSRRSDLPQQPTHLDE